The nucleotide window tattccATAACCCTTTCTCAAAGTTCCAAATATAGTTAAAGAGAGAGACTAACCAAATGAAGCTTGAGGACTAATACTGATCTCATGGTAGACGGCACCGTACTTGATTCTAACTCTGATCATAGGCGGTGGTGGAGGTCCAACAGGATCCAAATCCGGGTTACGTTTCTGAACCAACATACCACCAGGTCTCATTTCCCATTCATGACCGCCTGACTCCCTGCCGCCGCCAACGGAACCTCTGCCGCCGTTAGTCGCCGTCGCCGCCGCCGGAAAATTTGTCGGTTtgtttctcatcatcttcatcatttttgt belongs to Camelina sativa cultivar DH55 unplaced genomic scaffold, Cs unpScaffold03978, whole genome shotgun sequence and includes:
- the LOC104774611 gene encoding BAG family molecular chaperone regulator 1-like: MMKMMRNKPTNFPAAATATNGGRGSVGGGRESGGHEWEMRPGGMLVQKRNPDLDPVGPPPPPMIRVRIKYGAVYHEISISPQASFGELKKMLSGPTGIHYQDQKLMYKDKERDSKAFLDVSGVKDKSKMVLIEDPISQEKR